In Scleropages formosus chromosome 10, fSclFor1.1, whole genome shotgun sequence, a single genomic region encodes these proteins:
- the LOC108928711 gene encoding E3 ubiquitin-protein ligase RNF26-like, protein MGLLSFFFCTIRLCIDTVSFLLDLNFWVMHSLIRLLAALFSFLNGLPSLLTGALAQCWYTAAFCVLALAEGMSSTAQGSARVLGDWLRLLSGVTEGFKMVSNLSVHVLLRAREVLQRVELWCCSALWQLWEACSIAFSLALYLLNTILNVLLLGVQSVCSAVVSLWEMVCGSLHWTLDLALTLSALLYSGLAGTAALLWKPLNMTLEFLGSLGRIFVSVFLLDLYGLAFTFAVLATAALYLSPRPIRRAFYYIDMAPVLRRLQEALHSLHFLALEHSHAIAELYARQRAAWGGSHMRWRRGRNIARDGSRRHLEEGNQAAAQPALDMDPGPSVGVRTQWNPSLGNSQTEDDLNTAPCSSKERPQQGSSSEEDSPLSRPTADTLLTLLQEQEERKRCVVCQDCAKTVVLLPCRHLCLCRGCAQMLLRLPVYQHNCPLCRHMILQTVDVYL, encoded by the coding sequence ATGGGACtgctctccttcttcttctgcacCATTCGACTGTGTATAGACACAGTATCCTTTCTGCTGGACTTGAACTTCTGGGTGATGCACTCTTTGATCCGCCTGCTGGCGGCTCTCTTCTCATTCTTGAACGGCCTTCCCTCTCTGTTGACTGGCGCCCTGGCCCAATGCTGGTACACGGCTGCGTTCTGTGTGCTGGCCCTGGCTGAGGGGATGTCATCCACTGCTCAGGGCTCTGCCCGTGTGCTGGGGGACTGGCTGAGGCTCCTGAGCGGAGTGACTGAAGGCTTCAAGATGGTGTCCAACCTGTCGGTGCATGTCCTGCTTCGGGCCAGGGAGGTTCTCCAACGCGTTGAGCTGTGGTGCTGCTCTGCACTGTGGCAGCTGTGGGAGGCCTGCAGCATTGCCTTCAGCCTGGCACTCTACCTACTCAACACCATCCTCAATGTCCTGCTGCTGGGTGTGCAGAGCGTGTGCTCGGCAGTGGTCAGCCTCTGGGAGATGGTGTGTGGCTCCCTGCATTGGACCCTGGACCTGGCCCTGACTCTGTCTGCCCTGCTGTACAGCGGCCTGGCAGGGACCGCTGCGCTTCTGTGGAAACCCCTGAACATGACACTAGAGTTCCTCGGCTCCTTGGGCCGCATTTTTGTAAGCGTGTTTCTGCTGGACTTGTATGGCCTGGCATTTACTTTTGCCGTGCTGGCTACAGCTGCGCTCTACTTGAGCCCTCGACCAATCCGCCGTGCCTTCTACTACATTGACATGGCTCCCGTGCTGCGGCGCCTGCAGGAGGCACTGCACAGCCTGCACTTCCTTGCATTGGAGCACTCCCATGCTATCGCAGAGCTGTATGCACGACAGAGGGCTGCATGGGGGGGCAGCCATatgaggtggaggagggggaggaacaTAGCTAGGGATGGTTCCAGGCGTCACCTTGAAGAGGGCAACCAAGCTGCTGCCCAGCCTGCACTCGATATGGATCCAGGACCCTCAGTGGGTGTAAGGACACAGTGGAATCCCTCTCTGGGCAACAGCCAAACTGAGGATGACTTGAATACAGCACCCTGCTCCAGCAAGGAAAGGCCCCAGCAGGGGTCCTCTTCTGAGGAGGACAGTCCACTTAGCAGACCCACTGCTGACACCTTGCTCACTCTATTACAAGAGCAAGAGGAGCGAAAGCGATGCGTCGTCTGCCAGGACTGCGCCAAGACTGTGGTGCTGCTGCCCTGCCGCCACCTGTGCCTCTGCCGTGGCTGTGCCCAGATGTTGCTACGCTTACCTGTCTACCAGCACAATTGCCCTCTCTGCCGCCATATGATCCTGCAAACTGTGGATGTCTACCTCTGA